CCGTAGACGGTCGGCGACGTGTACTCGCCGGTGAAGTAGTCGGACCAGTGGGTCGCCCAGAACGTGTCGACGACATCGATGGCGGTCTGCGTGTCCTCATCGAGGGCCTCGAGGTCGACCGTTTCTGCGGTCTCCTCGGGCGTGGGAGTGGCGGGGGCGGAGGTCGTGGGAGGCGCGGAGGTCGTCCCTCCGCCTCCCGCCGCGCCGCCCCAGCGGATGCTGATGCAGCCGGTGAGGGCGACGACGGTCAGGGCGGCGGCGGTGACGGCCGCGATGGTGCGGGAGGTGCTGCGGGTGGAGGTGCGGCGGGTGGAGGTGCGGACGACGGGTGTCACGGGACGCTTCTTTCGGGTGGACGCGCGCGGATGCGGTCACGGTAGCGCCGTGTGAGGATGGCTCACAATACGGGCGAACACTGAATAACAGCCGTTCGGCAGAGGCTCAGGCCGCCTGGCGCAGCAGCCGCACCGCCTCCGCAGGGTTCGGGAACGCGTCGCGCCCGCGCACGGCCTCCTCCAGCACCGCGGTGAGGTGATCGGCGGCGAGGCTGACGCCTCCCATCGCCACGGCCTCCGACCCCAGCGTCGAGGCGACGACGACGGGCGGCAGCGGGACGATGCGCCGCAGCGTCTCCTCGAAGCGGGGGAGGAACACGTCGGCGCTGGGCGAGCTGCCGCCGCCGATCACGAGCAGCTCGGGGTCGATCGCCAGCGTCATGGCGGCCGCGCCCGTCGCGAGGTCGTCGGCGAACTCGTCCACCGCGGCGCGCGCCGCGGGGTCTCCCTGACGGGCGAGCTCGAAGATCTGCTGCCGGCTGGGCCGCGGCGTGCCGAGCACCGAGCTGCCGTAGCGCTCGTTGAGCTCGGCCCAGCGCAGCTCCGGCATCTCGCCGACGATGCCGGCGGCGCCGTGCACCCCGCGGTGCACCTTGCCGCCGACGATGGAGGCGCCGCTGGTGCGAGCGCCGCAGAGCACGTAGACCACGTCGGCGTGGTCGCGCGCGGCGCCGATGGCGAGCTCGGCGCGGGCGCCGAGCGCCACATCCCCCTCCACGAGCACGGCGGCGTCGAACTCGCGGCCGAACCGCTCGCGCAGGTCGAGCCCGGTCCAGCCGGGCATGCCGGTGCCGCCGAAGTGCAGCACGCGGCCGCCGGTGCTGATCGAGCCGGGGGAGCCGATCGCGACCGTCCACAGCGTGGAGCGGTCGAGCGCGAGGCTCGCGAGCAGCTCGTCGGCGACGCGAAGTGCGGTGGCGACCCGCTCCTCCGCGTCGATGCCCTCCTCGGTGGCGGCGGTGAGGTGCCCCCGGACGCCGCCGGCCAGATCCGTCACGACGGCGTAGGTGTGGTTGGCGCCGATGTCGATGGAGAGGAAGTGACCGAGGCGCGGCGCGAGCCGGTAGGAGGCGGCAGGCCGGCCGAGGCGTCCCTCTGCCGCGGCGGCGTCGCCGGGGACGAGCCAGCCCAGGTCGACGAGGTCGGTGACGATCGCGTCGATGGCCGTGCGGGAGAGGCCGGACTCCGCTGCGAGGTCGCGCATGGTCTGCGGCCGCAGCATGACCGCTCGCAGGATGCCCCACGAGTTCATGCGGCGCAGCAGGGAGCGGCTGCCGACCGATCCGTCGATGCTGTGCACCAGTGCCTCTCGTGCCATGTCGTCCCTCTTCTTCGCGGCGCCCGGGGCTCTCCGGGGTGATCTGGAGCGAGTTTCATCCGGGGTCTTGCGCTTTATAACGCCAAGTTGCAGAATTAACCCGCCCAGACGACTCTACCGCGGATGGGCGCCCCCGGGTCCGCGAACCTCCCACGGACTCTGCGATTCGACACTGCGCCGACGACGGACAGCCTGCCGCCGGTGCTGAGAGGCACCCATGACAGCACTCCTGACCAGGGCAGCGGCCCGCGGCGGCGCGCCGGGCACCCGCCCGCGCCGCCGCAGGGACGACCGCAGAGTCGCGCTCCTGTTCATCGCGCCGGTCCTGATCGGCTTCGCCGTGTTCTACCTGTACCCGACGATCCGCGGGGTGTGGTGGTCGTTCACCGACTACAGCCTCCTGGGCGATCCCACGTTCGTCGGCGTCGAGAACTACGCGGCCGTGCTCCAGGACAAGGAGTTCTGGAACTCGATGGGCGTCACCCTCTACTACGTGATCGTCAACGTCACGACGCAGACCGCGCTCGCGCTGCTGCTGGCGGCGCTCATGCACCGGCTCACCCGGTCCGTGGTGCTGCGCACGACGCTCCTGCTGCCATGGCTCGTGCCGAACGTCACCGTCGGGCTCATCTGGCTGTGGCTGCTCGACACGAACCTCGGCTTCGTCAACCACCTGATCACGGGGATGGGCCTGCCGGCGGTCGGCTTCTTCACCAACCCGGCCCTCGGCATCCCGACCATCTCGATCGTCAACACCTGGGCCTTCACCGGTTACACGGCTCTGCTGTTCTACGCCGGCATGCTGCAGATCCCTGGCGACCTCTACGAGAGCGCGTCGCTCGACGGGGCGGGGGAGTGGAGGCTGTTCACCCGCATCACGCTGCCCCTGCTGCGTCCGGTGATGGCGCTCGTGCTGGTGGTCTCGCTGATCGGGTCGTTCCAGATCTTCGACACGGTGGCCGTCACCACCAAGGGCGGACCCGTCAACGCCACCCGGGTCATCTACTACTACATCTACCAACAGGCGTTCACGTTCTTCCACATGGGCTACGCCGCGACCATGGCGATCGTCCTGGTGCTGATCCTCGGCATCCTCACGGCCGTGCAGCTGCGGCTCCTCCGCGCCTCCGAATCCCAGCTCGCCTAGGCCAGAGAGGACACCTCCATGACCACGACACAACCCGCGACGCCCGTCCTCGGCGCTCCCGCCGACGCGAGCACGGACGGGGTCGCCCCGGCTCTCGCCCGCACCACCGCGCGCCGCCGCTTCTCCCTCGGCCGGTTCCTCGGCTGGGCGGTGCTGATCGTCTCGCTCGTGCTGACGCTCTTCCCCTTCTACTGGATGCTCAAGACCGCGCTGACGCCGGCGGCGGACGTGATCAAGGACTCCGGGTCGTTCTTCCCCGGCAGCCCGACGATGATCAACTTCGCCCGCGTGCTCGGCTTCCTCAGCCCGGCGGAGGACCAGGCGGCGGGCGGGTCGGGAGCGTCGATCAACTTCCTGCTCTACCTGTGGAACTCGATCGTCTACTGCGCGCTGATCGGCTTCTTCCAGACGCTGTTCTGCGCGATGGGCGGCTACGCCTTCGCGCGGCTGCGGTTCCCCGGCCGCAACGTGCTGTTCGCGATCCTCATCGCGGCGCTCATGGTGCCCGGCATCTTCACCCTGCTGCCCAACTTCGTGCTGGTGCGCGACCTGGGCCTGCTCAACAACGTGTTCGGGATGGTGGCGCCCAGCCTCCTGATGACCCCGTTCGCCCTGTTCTTCCTGCGGCAGTTCTTCCTCAACATCCCGGTGGACGTGGAGGAGGCCGCGATGCTCGACGGCGCAGGCAAGGCCCGCGTGTTCTGGCGGATCGCCCTGCCCATGAGCAGGGGGCCGCTCATCACGATCGGCCTGATCACGGTCGTCTGGGCGTGGAAGGACTACCTCTGGCCCCTGCTGATCGGACGCGACGAGAGCGTGCGCACCATGACGGTCGCGCTCGGCGTGTACCTGCAGCAGTCGCCGAACACCCAGCCGGACTGGACCGGCCTGATGGCCGGCTCGACGCTCTCCGTCATCCCGGTCCTGATCCTGCTGATCTTCCTCGGCCGGCGAATCGTCGAGTCCCTCAACTTCAC
The sequence above is a segment of the Leifsonia williamsii genome. Coding sequences within it:
- a CDS encoding ROK family protein, whose amino-acid sequence is MAREALVHSIDGSVGSRSLLRRMNSWGILRAVMLRPQTMRDLAAESGLSRTAIDAIVTDLVDLGWLVPGDAAAAEGRLGRPAASYRLAPRLGHFLSIDIGANHTYAVVTDLAGGVRGHLTAATEEGIDAEERVATALRVADELLASLALDRSTLWTVAIGSPGSISTGGRVLHFGGTGMPGWTGLDLRERFGREFDAAVLVEGDVALGARAELAIGAARDHADVVYVLCGARTSGASIVGGKVHRGVHGAAGIVGEMPELRWAELNERYGSSVLGTPRPSRQQIFELARQGDPAARAAVDEFADDLATGAAAMTLAIDPELLVIGGGSSPSADVFLPRFEETLRRIVPLPPVVVASTLGSEAVAMGGVSLAADHLTAVLEEAVRGRDAFPNPAEAVRLLRQAA
- a CDS encoding carbohydrate ABC transporter permease, coding for MTALLTRAAARGGAPGTRPRRRRDDRRVALLFIAPVLIGFAVFYLYPTIRGVWWSFTDYSLLGDPTFVGVENYAAVLQDKEFWNSMGVTLYYVIVNVTTQTALALLLAALMHRLTRSVVLRTTLLLPWLVPNVTVGLIWLWLLDTNLGFVNHLITGMGLPAVGFFTNPALGIPTISIVNTWAFTGYTALLFYAGMLQIPGDLYESASLDGAGEWRLFTRITLPLLRPVMALVLVVSLIGSFQIFDTVAVTTKGGPVNATRVIYYYIYQQAFTFFHMGYAATMAIVLVLILGILTAVQLRLLRASESQLA
- a CDS encoding carbohydrate ABC transporter permease, which produces MTTTQPATPVLGAPADASTDGVAPALARTTARRRFSLGRFLGWAVLIVSLVLTLFPFYWMLKTALTPAADVIKDSGSFFPGSPTMINFARVLGFLSPAEDQAAGGSGASINFLLYLWNSIVYCALIGFFQTLFCAMGGYAFARLRFPGRNVLFAILIAALMVPGIFTLLPNFVLVRDLGLLNNVFGMVAPSLLMTPFALFFLRQFFLNIPVDVEEAAMLDGAGKARVFWRIALPMSRGPLITIGLITVVWAWKDYLWPLLIGRDESVRTMTVALGVYLQQSPNTQPDWTGLMAGSTLSVIPVLILLIFLGRRIVESLNFTGIK